Proteins found in one Oncorhynchus tshawytscha isolate Ot180627B linkage group LG25, Otsh_v2.0, whole genome shotgun sequence genomic segment:
- the mlip gene encoding muscular LMNA-interacting protein isoform X2: MSQKKKCHPKLLFYTFVPVLKTLPIKITLTEAVKTGLLTGKPNKNLGVPKQKATEHTMSDGGLFKAEVIYISDCEKRGAGDMVQQETYTRLISPPDHTTPPQTPPPINTQPENTVHHFVSGPATMETAVNKHQGISQQQWHNTPVGAEVSLDLFLNRESDSDERLSPANSTDLFPASSKSQSQESILSESWDKDRSWSALQMSPETSCAVSPCSSVRSGMFTPSVVRVKRHSLEPGSSLVHMPPTCLSPTYCASPSSSPCPLSPRSRHRPPPTRLSLLTAILRKGRLPVLSPTLTLQRPYSPCWPIHHGTSCNACSAASSVASIPLEVFSSRAQSSASIHSPAQSYHHRDGCVLESLRSVNAPLSIESKELSTSWRMVGPHSPPLRHSEKLKSNNGIISERVTSPSYRSLVASPVPPLSQAFPQNLPKPVDHTKVPSPPLYSSHSRFRRLFPEPLDNSVNSRLNSLSPEPKPVKNQGASVPQDSNQPLYSSHSRLKCLSPNPAHNQGTSACQPLYSSFSKLSSSPPGIVNSSSNSTLDSLSPRPVNTSSNSTLDTLSAEPKPVSKNFVQALNSHLQSKLTFLSSAPANNQETFKALDTSTPEVSSMGTSNNRGISMGTLNTRGTARPQVWSPLPYSCLSRSPKPLSLSCCAPEGHLSASSHSPSGIVSSAQRYTDTISPTPLQNGLKTPPHSMLQLGVSPAHRAFHLTPTLYTPPGCPSPKPPTPPSTPDRFTLSPSPAPPTRDLTPSPSLSLRSTPSPCLWREMSDSIDTKRKPHKIKLSYKALAAIPTNIVLLDQQAIDDQVHKEGDSVDRRKKEDTHAEMCSPAQLRKQSEDLYAVIDEVLEDPIPMRQASPALAYSRESMDKCAPKRYTSLPRSLGRETKYATFNLQRPVERKLADTYKTKPGVIRPANIIPRLPEENYDEAFHPNPFKQYLDELTVNDQNKSTHPFVTIHENEALMSKKLDNTLLGKMGADGSISSGNLALNTEKNSENNSTTEEEDNISISSLLITESEEPKANPAKDGSWQGGATSFNLTKVKMEAFETHI, translated from the exons AT GTCTCAGAAGAAGAAGTGTCATCCCAAGCTTCTTTTTTATACGTTTGTGCCGGTGCTGAAGACATTGCCAATTAAAATCACACTCACAGAGGCTGTGAAAACAGGACTACTCACAGGCAAACCAAATAAG AATTTAGGAGTTCCCAAGCAGAAGGCGACTGAACACACCATGTCGGACGGAGGGCTTTTCAAGGCGGAGGTGATCTATATCAGTGACTGTGAAAAACGTGGAGCAGGGGACATGGTCCAACAGGAGACATATACTCGG TTGATATCTCCTCCTGATCACACAACCCCACCCCAGACCCCTCCCCCTATAAATACCCAGCCAGAAAATACAGTCCACCATTTTGTATCCGGGCCCGCTACTATGGAAACAGCTGTTAACAAACACCAGGGCATTTCTCAGCAGCAGTGGCACAACACCCCTGTGGGTGCTGAGGTCAGCTTGGATCTCTTTTTAAATAGAGAGTCTGACTCAGATGAGAGACTAAGCCCCGCTAACTCCACAGACCTGTTTCCTGCTTCTTCCAAGAGTCAGAGTCAGGAGTCCATCCTCTCTGAGAGTTGGGACAAAGACAGGAGCTGGTCAGCACTGCAAATGTCCCCTGAGACGTCTTGCGCGGTGTCCCCGTGCTCCTCAGTGAGATCTGGCATGTTCACCCCCTCTGTTGTGCGAGTCAAGAGGCACTCCCTAGAACCTGGCTCCAGTTTAGTCCACATGCCGCCAACCTGCCTCTCACCAACTTATTGTGCAAGTCCCTCCTCgtccccctgtcccctgtccccccgTTCCCGCCACAGGCCCCCTCCCACGCGACTCTCCCTGCTAACAGCTATCCTCCGAAAGGGCCGCCTGCCAGTCCTGTCCCCTACTCTGACTCTACAGAGACCCTACTCCCCCTGCTGGCCCATTCACCATGGGACTTCCTGTAACGCCTGCTCTGCAGCCTCCAGTGTGGCCTCTATTCCTCTGGAGGTATTCTCATCCAGGGCCCAGTCCTCAGCCTCCATACACAGCCCAGCTCAGAGTTACCATCACAGGGATGGATGTGTGTTAGAGTCCCTTAGATCTGTCAATGCACCCCTGTCCATAGAGTCTAAGGAGCTTTCCACCTCATGGAGAATGGTTGGCCCTCACAGCCCACCATTAAGACACTCAGAAAAACTGAAATCAAACAATGGAATTATCTCTGAGAGGGTCACCTCCCCCTCTTATCGAAGCCTTGTGGCATCACCAGTCCCACCGTTGTCTCAAGCGTTCCCTCAGAACCTCCCCAAACCAGTAGACCACACCAAAGTTCCAAGTCCACCTCTGTACTCATCACACTCACGATTCAGACGTCTGTTTCCTGAGCCACTCGACAACTCAGTTAACTCAAGACTTAACTCACTGTCGCCTGAGCCGAAACCAGTTAAGAACCAGGGGGCTTCTGTGCCCCAAGATTCAAATCAACCCCTGTATTCGTCACACTCAAGACTTAAATGTCTGTCTCCTAATCCAGCTCACAACCAGGGGACCTCTGCATGTCAACCTCTTTACTCATCCTTCTCAAAGCTCAGCTCATCGCCTCCCGGAATAGTAAACTCCTCATCAAACTCAACACTCGACTCACTGTCTCCCAGACCAGTAAACACCTCTTCAAACTCAACACTTGACACACTGTCTGCTGAACCTAAACCAGTTAGCAAGAACTTTGTACAAGCTCTGAATTCTCACCTACAATCAAAGCTCACCTTTCTGTCTTCTGCACCTGCTAATAACCAGGAGACCTTTAAGGCCCTCGATACGTCTACACCTGAAGTTTCCTCCATGGGAACCTCGAACAATCGGGGGATTTCTATGGGGACCCTTAACACACGAGGGACCGCAAGGCCCCAAGTTTGGAGTCCACTGCCCTACTCATGTCTTTCCAGGTCtcctaaacctctctctctctcctgctgtgccCCAGAGGGCCATCTTTCTGCCTCATCCCACTCACCCAGTGGCATAGTTTCCTCTGCACAGAGGTACACAGATACAATATCACCAACCCCATTACAGAACGGCCTGAAAACACCTCCACACTCGATGCTTCAACTCGGTGTCTCCCCAGCTCACAGAGCTTTCCACCTCACTCCCACCCTCTACACACCCCCAGGATGTCCATCCCCTAAGCCCCCCACTCCCCCCTCTACACCCGACCGTTtcaccctctccccttctccgGCGCCCCCGACCCGCGACCTtactccgtctccctctctctccctgcgctCTACGCCCTCTCCATGCCTATGGAGGGAGATGTCAGACTCCATTGATACAAAAAGAAAG CCACACAAGATCAAGTTAAGCTATAAAGCCCTCGCTGCAATTCCCACAAACATCGTTCTGTTGGACCAGCAG GCAATTGATGATCAAGTGCACAAAGAAGGAGATTCAGTGGACAGACGTAAGAAAGAGGACACACATGCAgag ATGTGTTCCCCTGCACAGTTGCGAAAGCAGTCAGAAGATCTGTACGCTGTCATAGACGAAGTGTTAGAGGACCCCATTCCAATG CGCCAAGCATCTCCCGCTCTCGCATACTCCAGGGAATCAATGGACAAATGTGCACCAAAG CGATACACCTCATTGCCAAGGTCATTGGGACGTGAAACGAAATAT GCAACCTTCAACCTACAACGGCCTGTTGAGAGAAAACTGGCAGACACCTATAAG ACCAAGCCTGGCGTAATTCGACCTGCCAATATTATCCCAAGATTGCCAGAGGAAAATTATGATGAAGCGTTTCATCCAAACCCCTTCAAACAATATCTGGACGAGTTGACTGTCAATGACCAGAACAAG